AAGATGGCCGCCGACGTGAAGGTCGGCGACAAGGTGACGATCGAATACCGGATGACCGCGACGAACGTCGAAGTCAAGCCCGCCGCGAAGAAGAGCGCGAAGAAGAAGTAACCGCCGCCGTCCCCGGGGCCGCGCGGGGCGCGGCCCCTTTCCTCACTGCTTCTTCTCCGCTTTCCGGAAACCCGCCCGGACCGCGTCGCTCTCGGTCATCCATTTCCCGTCCTTCGTCGTCCCGTAGCCCGGCTGTCCCTCGACGCGATAGAGATGCGTTTCGGCGTCCGCCCAGACCATTCCCGGCGCGGGAGGCGTCGCGGCCTTCGAGCGGGAGACGCTCGGCCGGGGAGCGAGCATCGGGTGGTCGGCGGCTCCCATCGGCGTCGCCGCTCCTCCCTTTCCCGTCACCGTCACGAGCGGCGTGATGCGTTCGAGCGTCACCTTCGGAAGACCGGCGCGCGAGAGCTCCGCCACCGAGGCGTACGGGCGGGCCTCCACGATCCGGCTCGCCCACGCCCGTCCCACTCCGGGCAGCGCCTCGACCTCGCGCTCCGAAGCGGTATTGAGATCGAGAGGGGCCGCCTTCGTGGGCACCCGTACCGGCCGGACGGAACCCGCCGAACCCTTCTTCGGCGGCTTCGGCGGCGCGTACGGGGACGGCGTTCCCGTCGTCGCGGGCGAGGCGGAGAGGGACGCGGCGAGCGCGGCCGCGGCGAGGGGGAGAATCCAGCGGTATTTCCGGTTCATCGCGAGCTCCTTCGTCCCCGGAACGTAGCAAGAAGCACGCCCCGGGGAATCGGCGCACGCCGGCCCCGGCCGGCGGCTTCCCCTCTTCCTACGGAGCGGAAGACCGCCGCGTTGAGGGAAGGTCGCCGGCGAGCCTTCCGTGCGGGTCGAGCCAGGCATAGAGCGCCGGCAGCACGAGCAGAACGATCAGACCGGAAAAGATGAAGCCTCCGATCACGGCGATCGCGAGCGGCTGAAGAAGCTGCGCCCCTGCGCCGAGCGCCAGCGAAAGCGGCAGAAGCGCGAAGACCGTCGCGAGCGTGGTCATGGCGACGGCCCGGAACCGCCGCTCGGCCGCCCGCGCCCATGCCTCCTCCTTCGCGTAGCCCCGCCGCAGCTCCTCGCGGGCGTCGTGGATGAAGAAGACCGACTTCTCGCCGACGATCCCGACCATCATGATCGCGCCGACGAAGCTCGAGATGTTGAGTGTCATTCCAGTCGCGAGCAGCAGCGCGAAGACGCCGGCGAGAACGGACAGCGAGACGAGCCCCGTCAGAAGAGGAGCGCGCCAGTCGCCGAACTCGAAGAGCAGGACGACGCCGACGAGCAGCAGCCCGCCGAGCAACACCCCCACGAGCGCCTTGAACGAGGACTGCTGCTGCTCGTACTGGCCGCCATAGGCGAGCGTCATTCCCGGGGGCAGCGCGAGCCCGGAACGGAGCTTGCGCTGGATCTCGGCGACCGCATCTCCCAGGCTCCGTCCCGTCAACCGGCCCGTCACGCCGAAGTAGCTCTTCAGGTTCTCTCGGTCGATCTCGGCTTCCGGAGCGCCCGTTTCGATCGTCGCGAGGTCGGAGAGCGGCACGATGGCTCCGGAACCGGTCCTCACCGGGACCGCGGTCAGCGGCCCGTCGCGCCTCGTGAAGACGCGGACGGGATACACGCGGTCCCCGATCAGGAGATCGCTCGCGACGGTCCCCGTGAGCGCAGGTTCGACCGCAGCGTGCAGGTCGTCGGTCGTCATGGCGCTCCGCGCGAGGACGGCCGCCTTCGGCCGGATCGAGAGCGCGGGCCCGGCGATCGTGATCCCGTCGAAGACGTCCTCCACGCCGTGGACGCCCCCGATGATCCGCGCGGCGCGGCGCGCCTTCTCCTCGAGGAGATTCTCGTCGGCTCCGAATATCTTC
Above is a genomic segment from Thermoanaerobaculia bacterium containing:
- a CDS encoding helix-hairpin-helix domain-containing protein; this translates as MNRKYRWILPLAAAALAASLSASPATTGTPSPYAPPKPPKKGSAGSVRPVRVPTKAAPLDLNTASEREVEALPGVGRAWASRIVEARPYASVAELSRAGLPKVTLERITPLVTVTGKGGAATPMGAADHPMLAPRPSVSRSKAATPPAPGMVWADAETHLYRVEGQPGYGTTKDGKWMTESDAVRAGFRKAEKKQ